A single window of Desulfuromonas sp. TF DNA harbors:
- a CDS encoding efflux RND transporter periplasmic adaptor subunit, protein MSANKRWLKILLPVLIVALGAVGMYLMAGSRTAPSKTSRENPGMLVEVMKMQRRDHPVQIRATGTVQPRRQAEITPQVSGRVVEMAPNLVAGGFFQKGDLLFAIEPLDYRLGVDRARSALAKAEVELATIESRARIARSEWNRLNLEDGGKPNPLVLFEPQLKEARAAVASAEASLTQAELDLARTRVEAPFNCRIRSEQLDLGQYLRAGTSVAVVAGTDAAEVIVPLPLEEMRWVRIPGPRGGEGSSATIRFNSGGETFEWSGRIVRSLGEVDARGRMVRVVVEVGDPYGMKGPARKRPELAIGMFVEAVLHGETLPAVFALPRKALRDGDTVWVADADNLLRILPVDVVRQEKDEVLVAGGLPEDAQLVLTYVTGAAEGMKLRPLGEGETR, encoded by the coding sequence ATGAGTGCAAACAAGCGCTGGCTCAAGATTCTTCTTCCTGTTCTCATCGTGGCACTCGGCGCGGTCGGGATGTACCTGATGGCTGGCTCCCGCACCGCACCGTCGAAGACGTCCAGGGAGAACCCCGGAATGCTCGTCGAGGTCATGAAGATGCAGCGCCGGGACCATCCTGTTCAGATCCGCGCCACGGGCACCGTGCAGCCGAGACGGCAGGCGGAGATCACGCCGCAGGTGAGCGGCCGGGTGGTGGAGATGGCGCCGAACCTGGTCGCCGGCGGCTTCTTCCAAAAAGGCGACCTTCTTTTCGCCATCGAACCTCTCGACTACCGGCTGGGAGTCGACCGGGCCAGATCCGCGCTTGCCAAGGCCGAGGTGGAGCTGGCCACCATCGAGAGCCGCGCCCGCATCGCCCGCAGCGAATGGAATCGGCTCAATCTGGAAGACGGCGGCAAGCCCAATCCCCTGGTTCTGTTCGAGCCCCAGCTCAAGGAGGCCCGGGCCGCGGTCGCCTCGGCGGAGGCCTCCCTCACCCAGGCCGAGCTCGATCTGGCGCGGACTCGGGTCGAGGCGCCCTTCAACTGCCGGATTCGCAGCGAGCAGCTCGATCTCGGGCAGTATCTGCGTGCCGGAACAAGCGTGGCCGTCGTCGCCGGAACCGATGCCGCCGAAGTGATCGTCCCCCTGCCGCTGGAGGAGATGCGCTGGGTGCGGATTCCCGGCCCTCGCGGCGGCGAAGGCTCTTCCGCCACCATCCGTTTTAACAGCGGAGGGGAGACCTTCGAATGGTCCGGACGGATCGTCCGATCCCTTGGCGAGGTCGATGCGCGCGGGCGCATGGTCCGCGTCGTGGTGGAGGTCGGCGATCCTTACGGGATGAAAGGTCCCGCCAGGAAGCGCCCAGAGCTGGCCATCGGCATGTTCGTCGAGGCCGTTCTGCACGGAGAGACCCTGCCGGCGGTGTTCGCCCTGCCCCGCAAGGCCCTGCGGGACGGCGATACCGTCTGGGTGGCGGATGCGGACAACCTCCTTCGCATCCTGCCGGTAGATGTGGTGCGCCAGGAAAAGGATGAAGTGCTGGTGGCGGGGGGTCTGCCGGAGGATGCCCAGCTGGTACTGACGTATGTTACCGGAGCGGCCGAAGGAATGAAGCTGCGGCCGCTGGGCGAAGGAGAGACCCGATGA
- a CDS encoding efflux transporter outer membrane subunit — MRHRQRMILCAFGLVALAGCSFHRPQEVALPVELPEAYLEQGGVSSRAPLPSWWESFDDVRLNALMTELFSANLELEQAFARLDQARSAVRSVRSARRPFANIEGEGGRSRQPSFAGDFTGDNQRLAAAAGFEVDLWGKLAARTRAAEKDAQARLEELQIIYLGLSAQLADLYYLAVEQRSQIDLADQATASFADTLKRVEDRYRAGLAPPLDVYQARQSLAGAQASRHVFEANLAAAEHAIAVLLGRYPDRETAGDLAALPSIPEAFPVGLPAELVGRRPDLKAALRRIEAADARVAAAIAERFPTINLLGSYGSSRQEFSTGLIEGDFWSLLGRLILPVVDGGRRRAEVDRSRAVVREAVGRYQQDVLEAFREVEDALSDNRADEQRIVRLEENGAAAEAALRLSLDNYLDGLSDYLPVLTAQRSDFEVRSRLLTARRQLISDRITLARVLGGDWMIEPIEDRLTSNTKGSDS; from the coding sequence ATGCGCCACCGCCAACGAATGATTCTTTGCGCCTTCGGCCTTGTCGCCCTGGCAGGCTGTTCCTTCCACCGGCCGCAGGAAGTCGCTCTGCCGGTGGAACTGCCGGAGGCCTACCTGGAACAGGGCGGAGTCTCTTCGAGAGCTCCCCTCCCCTCCTGGTGGGAGAGCTTCGACGACGTCCGGCTGAATGCCCTGATGACGGAGCTCTTTTCCGCCAACCTGGAGCTGGAGCAGGCTTTCGCCCGTCTCGACCAGGCCCGTTCCGCCGTGCGCAGCGTACGCAGTGCCCGGCGTCCTTTCGCCAACATTGAAGGCGAGGGGGGCCGTTCCAGGCAGCCGAGCTTTGCGGGGGACTTTACCGGGGACAATCAGAGACTGGCGGCGGCGGCCGGTTTCGAAGTCGACCTCTGGGGCAAGCTGGCCGCCCGCACCAGGGCCGCCGAAAAGGATGCCCAGGCCCGGCTTGAAGAGCTGCAGATCATTTATCTGGGGCTTTCAGCCCAGCTCGCCGACCTTTATTACCTGGCCGTGGAGCAGCGGTCTCAGATCGACCTGGCCGACCAGGCCACCGCCTCCTTCGCCGACACCCTGAAGAGGGTCGAGGACCGCTACCGAGCCGGGCTGGCGCCCCCTCTGGACGTCTATCAGGCGCGGCAGAGCCTGGCCGGCGCCCAGGCCAGCCGCCATGTTTTCGAGGCCAATCTCGCCGCCGCCGAGCACGCCATCGCCGTGCTCCTCGGCCGCTATCCCGACCGGGAAACGGCGGGCGACCTGGCTGCGCTCCCCTCCATTCCCGAAGCTTTTCCCGTCGGCCTGCCGGCGGAACTGGTCGGACGGAGACCTGACCTGAAAGCGGCTCTGCGGCGCATCGAGGCGGCTGACGCCCGGGTGGCCGCAGCCATCGCGGAGCGCTTCCCCACCATCAACCTTTTGGGAAGCTACGGAAGCAGCCGTCAGGAATTTTCCACGGGCCTTATCGAGGGTGATTTCTGGAGCCTGCTCGGCCGGCTCATTCTGCCGGTCGTCGACGGCGGCCGGAGGAGGGCCGAGGTAGACCGCAGCCGGGCCGTGGTGCGCGAGGCGGTGGGACGGTATCAGCAGGACGTGCTGGAGGCTTTTCGAGAGGTGGAGGACGCCCTGTCCGACAACCGGGCGGATGAACAGCGCATCGTCCGGCTGGAGGAAAACGGGGCGGCGGCCGAAGCGGCCCTTCGGCTCTCCCTCGACAACTATCTCGACGGGCTCAGCGATTATCTGCCTGTCCTGACCGCCCAGCGCTCCGATTTCGAGGTCCGGAGCCGCCTTCTCACCGCCCGCCGCCAGCTCATCTCCGACCGCATCACCCTGGCGCGCGTGCTGGGAGGCGACTGGATGATCGAGCCGATCGAAGACCGGCTGACCTCCAACACCAAAGGATCCGATTCATGA
- a CDS encoding TetR/AcrR family transcriptional regulator, translated as MTLPDTKQRLLDAAERLFADEGFHNTSLRAITGRANVNLAAVNYHFGSKEALLDAVIERRLSPLNAVRRENLEAVRGKARDAGRRPKTEETLRAFVEPTLRFRESGPGAEAFITLLGRILAEPDASLRELFIRRIKPLFLLLFQILRESLPQLDERTLFWRLQFILGAMGHTMCWAGRFGELPEELPAPGVTTETLVRMLLDFLTAGLEAPCATANE; from the coding sequence ATGACTCTACCCGACACCAAACAGCGCCTCCTCGATGCCGCTGAAAGGCTCTTTGCCGACGAGGGGTTTCACAATACCTCCCTGCGCGCCATCACCGGCCGGGCCAATGTCAACCTGGCGGCGGTCAACTATCATTTCGGTTCCAAGGAAGCCCTTCTCGATGCCGTGATCGAGCGCCGGCTCAGTCCTCTCAACGCCGTGCGCCGGGAGAACCTGGAGGCCGTGCGAGGAAAAGCGCGCGACGCCGGCAGGCGGCCGAAAACGGAGGAAACCCTCCGGGCCTTTGTCGAACCGACTCTGCGCTTCCGGGAAAGCGGCCCGGGAGCCGAAGCCTTCATCACCCTGCTCGGCCGGATCCTGGCCGAACCGGACGCTTCACTTCGCGAGCTGTTCATCCGCCGGATCAAGCCCCTCTTCCTGCTCCTGTTTCAGATTCTTCGGGAATCCCTGCCGCAATTGGATGAAAGGACTCTGTTCTGGCGGCTGCAGTTCATTCTCGGGGCCATGGGACACACGATGTGCTGGGCCGGCCGGTTCGGCGAACTGCCCGAAGAACTGCCGGCGCCGGGCGTGACTACCGAAACTCTGGTTCGTATGCTGCTCGATTTCTTAACCGCCGGATTGGAGGCCCCATGCGCCACCGCCAACGAATGA
- the ftnA gene encoding non-heme ferritin, which translates to MLSKNLVKKLNDHVNLEFYSSNLYLQMSSWCEAKGLEGCAAFLRAHAKEEADHMERLFTYVNETGSMAVVGNIKAPPTEFSSVSDLFQKVYDHECSITKEINGLVSASLKEEDYSTFNFLQWYVAEQHEEEHIFKLILDKISIIGEEGAGLFFIDRAIGGMLGKK; encoded by the coding sequence ATGCTCAGCAAGAATCTGGTGAAGAAGCTCAACGATCACGTCAATCTCGAATTCTACTCCTCCAACCTCTACCTGCAGATGAGTTCCTGGTGCGAGGCCAAAGGCCTGGAGGGCTGCGCGGCGTTTCTCCGCGCCCATGCAAAGGAGGAGGCCGATCACATGGAACGCCTCTTCACCTATGTGAACGAAACGGGTTCGATGGCGGTCGTTGGAAACATCAAGGCGCCGCCCACCGAATTCAGCTCCGTGAGCGATCTTTTCCAGAAGGTATATGATCATGAATGCTCTATCACCAAGGAGATCAACGGACTGGTTTCCGCCTCCCTGAAGGAGGAAGATTATTCCACCTTCAATTTCCTGCAGTGGTACGTGGCCGAGCAGCACGAGGAGGAGCATATCTTCAAGCTGATTCTCGACAAAATCTCCATCATCGGTGAAGAAGGGGCCGGGCTGTTCTTCATCGACCGCGCCATCGGTGGGATGCTGGGGAAAAAGTGA
- a CDS encoding TraR/DksA C4-type zinc finger protein — MNKKEMEEFRKRLLNLREQLWIEVKHKHAEASDLRDTGVPDPGDASMTDDLRDFLHVLSDSKREQILEIDEAIRRIEDGSYGICTRCEEEINMKRLEVQPDTHYCVSCKEELEEREAVKSGPEQGKI; from the coding sequence ATGAATAAAAAAGAAATGGAGGAGTTCCGAAAAAGACTGCTGAACTTACGGGAACAACTCTGGATCGAGGTTAAGCACAAGCATGCCGAAGCCTCCGACCTACGGGACACCGGCGTTCCCGATCCCGGAGACGCCAGCATGACCGACGATCTGCGGGATTTCCTCCATGTGCTGAGCGACAGCAAACGGGAGCAGATTCTGGAAATCGACGAAGCGATCCGGCGCATCGAGGACGGCAGCTACGGCATCTGCACCCGCTGCGAGGAAGAGATCAACATGAAGCGGCTGGAAGTGCAGCCTGATACCCACTATTGTGTTTCCTGCAAGGAGGAACTGGAGGAGCGGGAAGCGGTGAAGTCAGGTCCTGAACAGGGGAAGATCTGA
- a CDS encoding TetR/AcrR family transcriptional regulator yields the protein MGNKNKRAEIMDATVSIVAEHGFHGASMEKIADTAVVGAGTIYRYFESKDHLVQQTYRKLERRCLVEVMKDYP from the coding sequence ATGGGGAACAAAAACAAGCGTGCGGAAATCATGGATGCAACCGTAAGCATCGTTGCCGAGCACGGCTTTCATGGAGCCTCCATGGAAAAGATTGCCGACACTGCCGTCGTGGGGGCAGGGACGATCTATCGCTATTTCGAAAGCAAGGACCACTTGGTGCAACAGACCTACAGGAAACTGGAGCGTCGCTGCCTGGTCGAAGTGATGAAGGACTATCCG
- a CDS encoding ATP-dependent 6-phosphofructokinase has protein sequence MNGKELDFTIERLGECRFLSPMQGGRFTSDGERILYHSRFEEIREYVDAGREPPALEVAGPRERVFFDPARTACGIVTCGGLCPGINDVIRAVTLSLYHHYGVCKVYGFRYGYEGLVKHLGHTPLQLTPEAVSNIGELGGTILGSSRGPQQPAEMVDYLEELEIGILFTIGGDGTLKGAGALAAEARRRGYPLSVIGIPKTIDNDISFIERTFGFETAVTEAQRAIYAAHVEAAGARNGIGLVKLMRRDSGFIAAYASLVDSQVNFCLVPESPFSLAGFLRALERRLEERDHAVVIVAEGAGQDLLAATAERDASGNVRYGDIGIFLRDAIKDHFARAGREMTLKYIDPSYIIRSQPANTHDSALCLLLGHNAVHAGMAGRTNMVVGTWHYHITHVPISLATSARQKIDPQGWLWSSVLASTGQPREML, from the coding sequence ATGAATGGCAAGGAACTGGACTTCACCATCGAGCGGCTCGGCGAGTGCCGCTTCCTATCGCCTATGCAAGGGGGGCGGTTCACCTCAGACGGCGAGCGGATTCTGTATCACTCACGCTTCGAAGAGATCCGGGAGTATGTCGACGCGGGAAGGGAGCCGCCGGCGCTGGAGGTGGCCGGGCCGCGGGAGCGGGTCTTCTTCGACCCGGCGCGGACCGCCTGCGGCATCGTCACCTGCGGCGGCCTCTGCCCGGGGATCAACGACGTGATCCGCGCCGTCACCCTGAGCCTCTATCACCATTACGGGGTCTGCAAAGTCTACGGCTTCCGCTACGGCTACGAGGGGCTGGTGAAGCATCTTGGGCATACCCCTCTGCAGCTGACTCCTGAAGCGGTGAGTAACATCGGGGAACTGGGAGGGACGATCCTTGGCTCCTCCCGGGGGCCGCAGCAGCCGGCCGAAATGGTCGATTATCTGGAAGAGCTTGAAATCGGCATCCTCTTCACCATCGGGGGAGACGGCACCCTCAAAGGGGCCGGCGCCTTGGCGGCTGAGGCCCGCCGGCGCGGCTACCCCCTCAGCGTCATCGGCATCCCCAAGACGATCGACAACGACATCTCCTTCATCGAGCGGACCTTCGGCTTCGAAACCGCAGTGACCGAGGCGCAGCGGGCCATCTACGCCGCGCACGTCGAAGCGGCCGGCGCCCGCAACGGCATCGGCCTGGTCAAGCTGATGCGGCGCGACTCGGGGTTCATCGCCGCCTACGCATCCCTCGTCGACAGCCAGGTCAATTTCTGCCTGGTTCCGGAGTCCCCTTTTTCTCTGGCGGGTTTCCTGCGCGCACTGGAGCGGCGGCTGGAGGAACGCGACCATGCCGTGGTCATCGTGGCCGAGGGAGCGGGGCAGGACCTGCTGGCGGCGACGGCGGAGCGCGACGCGTCAGGGAACGTCAGATATGGGGATATCGGCATCTTTTTGCGCGACGCCATCAAGGACCATTTCGCCAGGGCCGGGCGGGAGATGACGCTCAAATACATCGATCCCAGCTACATCATCCGCAGCCAGCCGGCGAACACCCACGACTCGGCCCTCTGCCTCCTCCTGGGGCACAACGCCGTTCACGCCGGGATGGCGGGGCGGACCAACATGGTCGTCGGTACCTGGCACTACCACATCACCCATGTGCCGATCTCACTGGCGACCAGCGCCCGGCAGAAGATCGACCCGCAGGGGTGGCTCTGGAGCAGCGTCCTCGCCTCCACCGGCCAGCCGCGGGAGATGCTGTGA
- a CDS encoding glycogen/starch/alpha-glucan phosphorylase gives MKRATKHSGNNHEIIVTRQSSSDIQKAILKHLHHTQVKPIPFATPNDWYMATAYAVRDQMLNQWLRAFYELTSAKEKLKVVSYLSSEFLLGPHLENNLVNLDLKGPVRTALSTLGQDLEAILRQEVEPGLGNGGLGRLAACYLESLATLRVPAIGYGIRYEFGIFEQEIRNGWQVEKADNWLKYGNPWEVRRPDLTYEVKFGGKTEHVHDPEGRPSVRWIPDKVVKGVAYDTAVAGYRSGGISTLRLWKSEAVASFDFQVFNAGDYYKAVDDKVLSETITKVLYPNDEPEIGKLLRLAQQYFFVSCSLQDMIQFHFLWGRDIRSFPETFAIQINDTHPSIGIAELMRLLLDEHRLEWDEAWEITRNEYLLLADYQSYVACQDRASEAFRYRKKWTGMSILNVARMGKFSSDRAIREYCEKIWQTTAIMDSEQYVYSGGKGRGSKKAESA, from the coding sequence ATGAAAAGAGCAACGAAGCACAGCGGCAACAATCATGAGATCATTGTGACCCGCCAAAGTTCCTCTGACATCCAGAAGGCCATTCTCAAACACCTTCACCACACCCAGGTCAAACCGATACCCTTTGCCACGCCGAACGACTGGTATATGGCGACCGCCTATGCCGTTCGGGATCAGATGCTCAATCAGTGGCTCAGGGCCTTCTATGAACTGACCTCGGCGAAAGAAAAGCTCAAAGTCGTCAGCTATCTGTCGTCCGAATTCCTTCTCGGTCCGCATCTGGAAAACAACCTGGTCAACCTTGACCTGAAAGGGCCGGTCCGTACCGCGCTCTCGACGTTGGGACAGGACCTCGAAGCCATACTCCGGCAGGAGGTCGAGCCGGGGCTCGGCAACGGCGGACTCGGCCGCCTGGCCGCCTGTTATCTGGAGTCCCTGGCGACCCTTAGGGTTCCTGCCATCGGATACGGAATCCGCTATGAGTTCGGCATCTTCGAGCAGGAGATCCGCAATGGATGGCAGGTCGAAAAGGCCGACAACTGGCTCAAGTACGGCAACCCGTGGGAGGTGCGTCGTCCCGATCTCACCTATGAAGTCAAATTCGGCGGGAAGACGGAGCATGTTCACGATCCCGAGGGGCGGCCGTCGGTTCGGTGGATACCGGACAAGGTGGTGAAAGGGGTGGCCTACGATACGGCCGTCGCCGGCTACCGCTCCGGAGGGATCTCCACCCTTCGTCTCTGGAAATCGGAGGCCGTCGCATCGTTCGATTTTCAGGTCTTCAATGCCGGCGATTATTACAAAGCCGTCGATGACAAGGTCCTCTCCGAAACGATCACCAAGGTCCTGTACCCCAACGACGAGCCGGAGATCGGCAAACTCCTTCGCCTGGCCCAGCAATATTTCTTCGTTTCCTGCTCGTTGCAGGACATGATCCAGTTTCACTTTTTATGGGGCAGAGACATCAGGAGTTTCCCCGAAACCTTCGCCATCCAGATCAATGATACCCATCCTTCCATCGGGATCGCGGAGCTGATGCGGCTGCTGTTGGACGAGCATAGGCTGGAATGGGACGAAGCCTGGGAGATAACCCGGAACGAGTATCTGCTGCTGGCGGACTACCAGTCCTATGTCGCCTGCCAGGACCGGGCGAGCGAGGCTTTCCGGTACAGGAAGAAGTGGACCGGGATGTCGATCCTGAACGTCGCCCGGATGGGGAAATTCTCCTCCGACCGCGCCATCCGCGAGTACTGTGAAAAGATCTGGCAGACGACGGCGATCATGGACTCGGAACAATACGTCTACTCAGGAGGTAAGGGCCGGGGCAGTAAAAAAGCGGAAAGTGCGTAG